The following proteins are co-located in the Palaemon carinicauda isolate YSFRI2023 chromosome 30, ASM3689809v2, whole genome shotgun sequence genome:
- the LOC137623321 gene encoding TSC22 domain family protein 2-like, with product MQMDALHCGYPHASAGMDGGVPITPPATPTQEMSRTPTFSSLSSCSESNYSRHEYAPTEYADSQYSRYSTEEYTPPQSLSPPESPMTTPKSTPTHTPTFSDMNANPSGTSTTSASSSHAFKKPSSKTNRNRKNSFVYDVRLTDEQFLFFVPDFDLVKSHLMFAVREEVEVLKEKISELMERINQLEYENTVLRQYATQEALQQLQQPHHSSNT from the exons ATGCAGATGGACGCTCTTCATTGCGGATACCCGCATGCGTCCGCGGGAATGGACGGCGGCGTGCCCATAACACCACCCGCTACGCCCACTCAAGAAATGTCCCGAACCCCAACTTTCTCATCGTTGTCCAGCTGTTCAGAATCAAATTACTCCAGGCATGAATATGCACCGACAGAATACGCCGATAGCCAATACTCCAGATATTCCACAGAGGAATACACGCCCCCGCAGTCGTTATCCCCTCCAGAGTCTCCCATGACCACGCCTAAAAGTACACCCACGCACACCCCAACCTTCTCTGACATGAATGCAAATCCCTCCGGCACCTCAACGACGTCGGCGTCGTCTTCTCACGCGTTCAAAAAACCTTCCTCAAAGaccaatagaaatagaaaaaatagtttCGTCTACGACGTCAGATTAACAGACGAACAGTTCCTCTTCTTCGTACCTGATTTT GATTTGGTCAAGTCTCACTTGATGTTCGCAGTCCGGGAGGAGGTTGAGGTCCTCAAGGAGAAAATCTCCGAGCTGATGGAGCGCATCAACCAGTTGGAGTACGAGAACACAGTTCTACGTCAGTACGCCACACAGGAAGCCCTACAGCAGCTGCAGCAACCCCACCACAGCTCAAACACCTGA